One genomic window of Desulfuromonas sp. AOP6 includes the following:
- a CDS encoding 4Fe-4S binding protein gives MAHTITDECINCGACEPACPVDAISEQGDARVIDAATCTDCGACVDTCPVDAINAP, from the coding sequence TTGGCTCACACCATTACTGACGAGTGTATCAACTGCGGTGCTTGCGAACCCGCTTGCCCCGTTGACGCCATCAGCGAGCAGGGTGACGCTCGCGTCATCGATGCAGCTACCTGCACTGATTGCGGCGCCTGTGTCGACACCTGCCCCGTCGACGCGATCAACGCTCCCTGA
- a CDS encoding twin-arginine translocase TatA/TatE family subunit yields MFGLGATELVIILVLVLVIFGAGKLPEIGGALGKGIRNFKKATQEADEIDVSPDRKDKDEEPK; encoded by the coding sequence ATGTTCGGACTGGGCGCTACGGAGCTTGTCATCATTCTCGTGCTGGTGCTGGTGATTTTCGGTGCCGGCAAGTTGCCCGAAATCGGCGGCGCCTTGGGCAAGGGCATCCGCAACTTCAAGAAGGCCACCCAGGAAGCAGATGAAATAGATGTCAGTCCTGATCGCAAGGATAAAGACGAGGAGCCGAAGTAG